The Myripristis murdjan chromosome 17, fMyrMur1.1, whole genome shotgun sequence DNA segment TCTGTATGTCACTGCCACAAACATGAGTGGGACTATAGAATCTTTGGTGCAGTGCAATTAATTTTAGGCACAGCAAATGCTCccattttagtgattttttttccagtgatgaggatgaggaggccaGGTTTCTTGCTGTGTGGGTACATGACAGTTCACAACAACCTACATGAAAACATAACAGGTGCCAGCAGCAACCTTGGTAGTAGTTGCTATCCAGATCATATTGAGAAGCTTCCTGTAATAACCTCCATGCAGAAGGACCCTGAGGTATGTTACCACGGCTTGGACACGTACAGAATTACGAACAGTTTCGGACCACTCAGGTGCTACAGCATGATCAGGGTTCTCCTCCAGATGTTCCCTCAGGTCTTGCAGCATGGGACAGAACGCGGCTCCAACCTGTAGGGGGCGAAACGTTTGGATGTTCACGTATCACGCAGTCATGTCCGCCTGAGGGGGCAGTACAAAGTGCACCGGTAACAGTCATGTCTCACCTTCTTTCCTGTCCTCATGTGAATGAGCTTGACCTTCTCACTGCCTGTCAGGGCTTtgtctgctctcctcctcctcctcttcctcttgctcctGTTCACAAGAAGCTGAGGACACAGGAAAAGGATCAGATAAAAGAGGAAGTTGACAACTGACACAGATTAATATCATTACAGAGCTCCAAATCACAGTAATGTGAATGCAGACTTCTCTGACAGATGAGTAAGTTGTTTATGTCAATCTGGTAATGCAGTAAACAAATGGGGAAAGGGCAGGTTGTGCTCAGATGATATGCTTGTAAAGCAGGTGCAAGAATCAATTGTAgtaactgaggaaaaaaatctgtacaATGTAACATTACAATGTACAATGTAATGTTTACACCTCTCTTTTCTGTAGCAACTTTttgttcattgcattttttaagAGTTTTTTCCACACTGGAAGTGAAGGCGTCCTGTTGTCAATTTACCTCCAGCATGTCTCCCTCCACCTCATAGTCGGGGTTCTCCTTCAGCCAGGTGGGGGGGTCCCTACGCCGCGGGGCACGCTCCAGTGCGTCACCGAGTCCGTCTGGGTCTGATAActaagagacagacacaggttGGATAAAAGTTAGCAGCTTCAACCTGATGCCgccttgtgtttgcatctgactCTGCCTGTTCTGGAGTGGAACACATGGAAACCTGATAAGTGTACCTCTTGGTCCTTGCGCCTCTTGCGGCCGCTGCTCTCCCCCCCTGACCCGTTGGGCATCAGGGCCTGCTTAGAGAAGGTCAGCTTCAGCCCCTCCTCCTGGcagggaaacagacagagaggctgcTAATTTAGCCACAATCAACTACACATCACAGACGCACCTCAtcctgccatttttaaaaatttaaacactTGATACAATCATTTCAGCATTCTGCTCAGTTTGTACAAGAGTCCCACAGATTTAGACAGATGGGAGAACAGATACTATTATCCAATATCGCCTAAGAGGCCTTTGACAAATGCATCTTATTTTTTGAAACTTAAGGCAAATGCTAGTGTGTTTTAACTGGTTCTGctgtatgtatttgtaatgGCAGAGTCCTAAACTGAGCATGTTTTTGTTACTGAGAGAAATCTGTATCGGACATTCATCAAGAGTATGTCCACTTTTTACATAAACACCACAGAGAGACAATTTCCTATCCAATTTGCCATCTGACCTAAAAATTCAGTATCATTAGGTCCTACTTTACAACAGCGTAGCAATGTCAACCCTCTAACGCTCAAACCACATTCTCACCTTGAGGAGTTTGACGGTGAACTCTCCGTCCTCTCCGTCTACCACAGGGCCACCGGGCATGTTGTTGGGTTTGCGAATCAGCCTCGTGTAGGCCAGCTCGTCTCCTCCCAGCTCTCCACCCGGGTTCAGCTGTGCCTCGGGCACGTAGCGCCGTCCTGATGGCCACTGCCCAGTCAGCACCAGTGTACACAAGCTGTCCAGACGGTTGATCAGCACACGGTCCTGAGATGATGCAGGAGACGCTCAAGTCAGTTAGTTAACAGACTGTTAACCGTAATAAATTGGGCCTTTACAAGCAACTCAAAAACTTCattattcatgtatttgtttgattgAAACCAAAACTATGTTGAACAGCAGCCTGCAGCAACTTCTAGCATCGTTCCATTACAAACCATGACATAAATTGATACAACTCTGCCTTGCCCGTAGCCGCATGGGTGCACCAGCTGTACGTTACCTTGGGCCAGTCCACTCTGAGGGGATCAGGGGGAGGTAACCCATCTTGAGATGGAGTCATAGACAGCAAACTATTCTCTTCATCCCCATCACACATCTTCATGCCTGCTAGGAGAAGCAAAAAAGGAAGTTTgaattgtcagtttttttttctagcagtggatttttatcctttttccttttttttgagTACCAACTtacctccctccccctctgcaTCGCTCTCTCCGCTCTCGTCAGAGCTGCCTGACCGCTCAGAGGAAGACGAGCCTGAATCCGAATCAGAATCCGAATCCgagcctccctctcctccctctcctccttcgcctccttctcctccacctcctttccttcctcctccagctctgcccCCCCTGCCTCGGCCCCTCTTGAAGCCCCAGGCCCGTCCTCGCCCCTTGCTGTCGTGGTGAGTCAGGGGCGTGCCCTGCAGCTCTGCGCCCATTTCACTTCCCAGCAGGCGCGAATCCTCCTCCAGTCCCTCCTCCTTCAGACCGGACCCCTCCTCCTCGGTCTTGGGTTGACCAAGGGACATTATGGGCTGCGgctgggggggaggaggaggaggagggggcggggcctgctGATTCTGGAGGAACTCCTGGCGAGCCTGACTGAAGGTAAACTGCGGGTCTGAGAAAATGGAGAGCTCGGTGCGGCTGACACCGTGCAGCGCGGCGCCCAGCATCAACTGGCGGTCATGGTCAGGCGTGCTCCACCAGGCGGGCAGCTCTGAGTTGTGTGGGGCCAACGGCAGACGCTCCTCCAGGCAGGGGTGGGGCAGGACACGTTCACGGAGGCGACGCAGGAGACTAATACGGTACAGGGTACGGGAAGCACGCTCCTCAGTTATGGGGGCCAGAGTCTGGGAGAGCTCTGATGGAtctgggaggggagagagaaaggacaaTTATAACTACCTGACTGTAAATCACTGAGGCTGTGTTCCTGctattgtgcttttttttttttttttaaactgaggtgAACGGAGAGCAGTGGCCACAATGCATCAGCTGTGCTGTGGGAGTTCTGATAAGTATTTCAGATTTGAACATAAGTGGTATTTGCACTATTTGCTGATAGTGCCAGCTACTGCAGCTTGTTGTTatggaaacaaaatgtgtgCCATGGGACCAATTTCTTTAACTATTTCTATCAGCACAAAatgcagttgtgtttttttctataaaaaagaaaaatggtatGAATATAAGAGAAAAACTGAATTCATCTACAGGCTAGCTTTCAGCTAACCAAGTAACTACGCAGCGTGAATGAAGTGTGAAACCCATTTAAGAATTCAAGATGTATATAAAATCTAAGCATTATCTAGTGTTTCACAGTGCTCACCTTCCCCGCGAGCTGGGCGCAGGTGACAAACCCTCCGGCACATGGCAACGAAGGAGCGGAAGTAGCGACTCAGGCTCTCGTCAGTTTTCTTGTCCAGACGGGCGAAGGTACGGAAGCGGGTCCAGTCAAACTCAGGCTCGTCACTCTCAGGAAGACCTGGCTCCTTCTTAATTTTCTCCACACCGAAAGTCGACACCACACGGTAGAAATCACACTCTTCCCTGCGTGTCCACCTAGGAGAGAGGACGATGACAAGTGAGGTGAGGCATGGTATGTTTAGTTCGGGTTTTATTTTGGGGCTGCAGTCAAAATCCTGGACATCTGgtttgaaaaaacaacagcctTCCCTTAAGCAACAGTGTTTCTATGACTGTCTCCTGACATGAGGGAAAATCAGTCAATAAGCTCAATTGAGAAATGGAACAACACTGATAAGGACTGAGCAAACACTAAGACTAAGCAAAAGTCATTGCTagagataaataaacacatgaaagaCAAACAAGAGATTTGTGCAAAGGCACTAGTGATTTTTGATTTGCGCTTGTTCTTGTTTAGAGgaatataatattttaaaaaccaGGATTGACCAAAACAGTATGTAGTACAAATTCATTACCTTGCTACAGCACATCTGGCACCTCCTTTTACAGTGTGTTGAGTCCAAccaatgggaaaaaatgtttcttaaaaTATGTGGTGGTTGGGAGTGTTAAGATTCAACGAtaacattttcacaatattcattttaatattaatatttaggGTGTATTGTGTTTAAATGCCGAAACACCCAATGACGCTGAGGTACACAGCTGATAATGCGTCACATGTCCACCTCCGACACCCCCCCTCCCCGATCTATAGGGATTGTAACACCCAGTCCTATTTATGAATCTTAACTTCCTTTCATCAATGAGATGCCCAGACACGACTTGAAAACGACAAGTTGTGCTCTACATCATAATCAAGTTTGAGTGAGTTTCCTCCTAGATGCGACTGGCCTGAATGCTGCACTTGATAACCATAGTGCCATGACAAGAAGAGCATCATGGTCCATTTGGTCTCAACTGCCTCAGTACATCAATGCCAGGTTCCTTTGCCGTCACTTGAGTCACTGCCAAGCCTTCCATTTTTGGAAAGGGAATGCAATCAAATTGGATCTGCAAACACCAGTATCCATTAGGGCTATTTATAAAGCAAATATCAAAAATTCATTGTGGGCATATGAAAAATAGACGACCTGTATTATCAAACAGAAGCCAGCATTATTATGGGTGTAGCAAAATGAAAACCTCAATCAAACAATAATTAACAATGTTTATGCAGGGAACTGAAATATATTCTTGCAATTTTAAAATCCTAAGCCTATTCGCAAGTGTGGGAACGGAGCACCTCCCGTCCAACATCAATGTCCGTGTACCTCTGCTGGCGCTCCTGCCGTGCAATCTCCTTCAGCTTGCTGGCCTGCTCACAGCGCCTGCGCCTGCGGTCTCCCTTCGCCTCGGCTTCAATCTTTAGCTGCTCCTGCCTGTAGCTGCGTTGGTAGGCCGTGATGAGCCGCCGCAGCCGGGCGGTGAGCGACGAGCTGGTGGGCCAGTCGCAGGCGCCGCTCTGGCTGGTGGAGCTCTCTGTGACCACTGGCCCTGCCTTGTCCTCAACCATGATCTCATCGTCCAAGTTCACAGAGTCAGGCTGGAGGACAGTGGATATGATGTAATTCAGCGCTATTATCCAagtctgtgtaaaaaaaaatgtaccagaACCACCCGAGGACTAAAAGCAACTGGCTCAGAGTCTCACCTCCTCGAAAAGATCTTTGGTGTGTCTTGACGCAGGCTTGAACTCTGGGTCCTCTGAGTATTTATCATAGTCACCACTGCATAACACAACAGAGAACAAGTACCATCAAGCAGGTGAAAGGTGTCTGAAACAGGCTCTAACCCCTGTGCAGGATGGCTGCACGTTAAACATAGGACTTTAAAGgaacacaaatatgcatgatTGGGATGCTTTCTCACTTGAAAAATGGTGCACTGCAGAATTTTTAAGCTCactaaaactgaatttaagacttaacatctctaaataactATTCAAGGTTTGTTTCCACAATCTGGAGACACCTTGCATGTCTTGACTTGACTATTTTCAATTCTGATTGTCTTAGGACTGGTGAATAAGAGCACATTGCAAACAACTGTGGTTTTAATGTCCTCAAACATCATTTCAATAAAGTACTCTATAACATTATAAGAGCTACTGAAAGCTTTCAGAATGCACCTACTACTGGAAATCAAGAAATCACTGAGCTAATTAATGGCTAATAAATTCAAAgactgtttcctctgtaatttttgCAAGGTGTCATGATTTAGTGAAGACTGGATTACTAGGAACAATCTTTTCTCAATCCACAACCATAAGAGCAATTTTAGTATCAAGGTTGCATGTCTTGGTGTTGTGGAGGAAAATGTCCCTCAACTATAAAGTTGTTTTAATGTTAGTCTCTCCAGCAGTGATCCTTTTCTTGCCGTGCAGCAGCATCACTTTGAAAACAGAAGTATGCATGAACAAGCTTGAATTAGCACTGATAGCTGGCATCACTCACTCTTCTCCCAGCTCAGGATCGCCAATGTGCTGCTCGGCATCGATGGCTTTGTCATCGGGGCGACCAACTCGCTCCAAGAAGCACAAGCAGGGATCGGCACGCATGGTGGTGTACATCTCATAGCCTAGTGACAGAGACACACGGAGGCCTGTAAGAAACAAAACTGGTGCCCAGCGCCACTGACCCTCACCACCAATAACACTACACAAACATTACACTGTACACATGCTACGAGCacaagcagaaaacacaccgtGTTTATATACTCCAACAAGCAGGGAGCGGTCAGCCTCCGTGTCCCACCACGCTGCCGGCACTTCCTGTTGCTCCATCTCAGGCATCCAGATATCAACATCCCTGACAGAGGACAAACAGATTGCTGTATGCAAGTGTACGGCAGTGAACTTCTAAGTGAAATTGTATATGAATGAGCAGCCAAGAGTGGTTATGTGCTGAATGGGCTGCATTTGATACCTGATGTCAGCTCCTTTAAGGACATTGTCAGCATGTTCGCCGATCACCTCCTGTTTTAAGTAGTAGAGCATTCGCACCCTCAACAAAACCCTGgagggagacaggagacagTTTAGGGGCAAAACACAGGTGATAATGCATGCAGAAGTGTGTAGACACAGATGTAGGGCTACACTGACTTGTTGCACTGGTGCTTGAGGTGTTTGCGGTAGCTGTCATCCAGCAACAGGGTGTCTGGGTTGTACTTGCGGATCCATTCCACCTTCTGCACATCAAAAGTACTCTGTGCCTTTACCCTCTTACCCTTCCTGCCTCGCGGCACGGGGATGGACAGGCCTGGGTggggaaaagaaacaaaacagaaacaaaacagaaatcatgAATATGTATTTCCTCATGTGATGAGGAAAACAGTCATAAAGTagattttgtcatttataaGCATGTTACAAAAGATTAAGAGGTCACCCCTCTCTACCGGTAAGTTCATTTTCCTTCACTTTGAGACCTTCTTCTCCCATAAATTTACAACAGAATCTTATATGGAGCTACAGTACAAACAGGACACATGAGAGTGTGGCTGCCTACCAGAGTGGTTGAGTAGTGTTTGAGGCTCACGGCCGTTCTCTGGTGGTGTGATGAGCTCCCAGATGAAGCTCTTGATGTTCTCATCTCCGCGGTAGTGCAGCAGGCAGAAGACCAGAATAACACGGCAGATTGTTTCCACGTCGCGTTCACCCAAACGCCGCTTACACCTGGCATGGGACAAGATGTCCCTCCAACGACCCCAACTGGGAAATTAGAGTtaaagggggagaaagagaaaaggagtgaAAATATTGTCCTTTGTTAATCTGAATTctaaaaatggcaaaacaaagTTTATAGCTAGCTGCATCTTCTATATCTACCAGACCTTATCATTGTCTTAAAGAGTGAAAATGTTATTCACAAATTATGACAAACACCTGACCCCTCcataatagaatagaaatgaGATATGgaccatgcaaaaaaaaagggggggggcgACTCAGCATCAGAGAGGTCCACCTACCCATAGACAAGCAGGTGTTTTTCCACCCGGAAGCAGTCGGTGCGACCATAACCCCCTCCGCTGTGGCGGTCGGAGCGCCGAGAAGAGCGGGACTGTCTGGAGTTGGCAGGTGGAtactcatcatcactgtcaagGTCAGAGAGTTCGCCGCCTTCGCCTCGCAAACTGGAGTACTGCCGGGTCTGCTTGCGTACTCTGGGAGTGTCAATCACCAGGGTGTTCTGCGGGGAGGAaggagttgatttttttttttttttttttttgttaaataaaagttGCTCTCATCTTAACCGTCATGTCAACCAAGGGCAAGGGGACAGGGCAGAAATGCTGAAGGCATGTGACCAAGATCCAAATATAAGACTAACCTCTCACTTTGAGAGCCCTGAGAACAGGTTATTTTAAATGATAGAAAATTAGGCTAATATAAATAAGTTCATGTACCAGTGGTGTGACCCTAATAATCCTCTGACTCTTTTTCacccttgtttaaaaaaaaaaaaaacaaggtgacTGACAGGAGCATGAGAATGGAGCCAAACGCTATCTGAAGTAAATTAccaaaattattattgttttttttttgcgtttcATTCAACACTTCTCATGATTATGACTCTTCCTCCTCATACACATTTTCATACACATAACCATTACCTTGCGGTTAATGGAGTCAAAGTCAATGTCAGCTTTCTTGGCCCATTTCTGCCAGAACTCGGGGTCATCCAGTGCAATGTCATTGCGGGTCTCTGAGGCCACGAAGCTGGCCTTGGAGAACGTGGAGCCCTTGCCCTCGCTCTCTATGGTGATGGTGGTAGCCCTACGCTGCAGGATCTGGTCAATGTCCTCCTCGCAGAAGCGGCTGCCCTCGTCATTCTCATCCATGATGGCAGCGTAGGCGCCCTTCCTCAGCAGGTCCTCAATCTCCTTCTTGGAGAACTGCTGGATCTGTTGAGTGAGATGACAAACACCATTTACAAGCGTTCCACATTGCATTCAGGAAATTACACTTGCAAAGACGCCAACAAGATACATCATAAATGACTGCCCTAAAACATAACCTGGCAGATGATGATCAGTCGGTTCTCTTACCCCATTAACGTTGCTCTCTTTGTTGCCACTCATGCTCTGCAGCACAGCACGATCCAGGCCAAGTTTGAGACTGGCTTTGTCCAGCATTTCCCTCTCATAGGAGTTCCTGGTGATCAGACGGTAGACCTTGACGGCCTTAGACTGGCCGATACGATGGCACCGTGCTTGGGCCTGGGTGGGAGGAAAAATAGGGTAAATATACAATgagatacatatacatatacagaaaCAGCAGTTTAAAAGATAGGGAAATAAAGGCTGACATCCATCTGTTattaataaaatttaataaCATAGTTCTGTATATGTCTTCAGAGATCAGGCTGGTGTCTAGTTCACACCAGCCTGCAGTCCTAGTGAAACTGACTTTATAACAGACAGTGCAGTGATGTCGTTTACCTGCAGGTCATTTTGAGGATTCCAGTCAGAGTCAAATATGACACAAGTGTCGGCAGCAGTGAGGTTAATACCCAGGCCTCCGGCTCGGGTGCACAGCAGGAAGACGAAACGGTCTGAGTCAGGTTTACTGAAGCGGTCGATGGCAGCCTGTCGCAGATTCCCACGCACTCTGCCATCGATGCGCTCATAAAGGTATCTggccaaaacagagaaaacaacataCTCATTCATCATTTTAAGTCTAAACAAAACTGGCAACATCTGTTAGCTTTTGCAAAGGCTtccaaaatcacatcatcaaaagAAGTCAATTCAGTAATTAGCTTCTTCTCATACAATGTGACAGCGAGCGGCCAGAGGTCAGGTTCTGCTACAGAGCAGGTACAGTGAGTGGGACGGGTGAGGATTTGATGCTTTGTTCAGTGACACTTTAGCAGGGCAGACAGTTGCCATCATGGGGGATGGAAACTGGATCCTTCATTTGGGGTGCAGCCTCTCTACTCAGCATGCCATCCTGCTTTTCAATCCCTCTTACAGACTTCTAGCTTTCATTCAGCACATCTATGACCAGCTagctttttaaatatgaaaacatactTTTGAGGGTCAAATCATACCTCTTGTTGATGAGGTAGTCCTCCAGGATGTCTAAGCAGCGCACCATCTGGGAGAAGATGAGCACTTTGTGGCCGCCAGCTTTGAGGCGTGGCAGCAGCTTGTCCAGTAGCACCAGCTTGCCTGCAGACCGAATCAAGGCCTGCAAATGGAAGTCGGGGGCCAGGGGGTCGTACACCTCCCGTAACTCCGCTACTATCTTCTCCTCCGCTCCTGAACAACAGAAGCAGAAACCATTTCATTTTAAGAGCTAGCATTTCTCTCTTGGGTCTTACGGGACAGCGCAGGTTTGATAACTTGTGTCACTTATTTGCTCATTAAATTCCTTGAATTTTGCATGACTTGTATCATTTCCATGAACACTATTTACCACCTTCTTGTGTCAAACATCACACTGTTAACTGAACCCCTCAGGATAATGTTTGAATGTTTATTCCTTCAAAGGCAGCTACGTCTACCAGTACAGTTGAatgttaaacaaaaaaagtctcTCAACAAAACTGCACAGCATTTCAGTTTCCCCTGATGACTcctattttttccacaaatgtaGGAATTCTGGGTGAAAACAACATTCCATCTTTGATTAACCACAAGCTCAGTCTGCAAAGTGCCACTAAATGTAACTAAAAATAGTCAATCATCAAAATGTCAAGATGTCTCTAGCTCTAGAAACAGTTTTCCATATTAAGTCCAAGTAATTTTACCAATGACCCATTACCCAGTTTCCCCATGGGGATTACTGaagcatttgattttgtgttaaatCACAAGTTGAAAATATGACAACAAGtaagtgaggaagagagagagagagagagagagagaaagagagggctTTCACAaactttctcctccctctgagGTTTCTAGGAAGTGTTTATCGTAGACCAAGAGCTGGAAGTGTCTATTATTTATGAATAATTACTTCTTCTGATTTTGGATGAGTGTGACAATTACATCCAACTACAATACAACTGGCTGGCAGGATTACAACCACAAAACAGCCACTTCAAGTTCCTCAAACTTTTCAACCCAGTCAGTCCGATTCACTTATTTGCCTCCCAAGTCTGGGCAGCGTGGGCTTTCAAGAGTTTCCAGCTCTAACCTAGAGAGACAACTGCTTGGCAAAACACgcagcatttttgtttgtttggtttatcACACTCTGCAGGCACAACTGTGGGTCCCCGGGGTGTGAATAATCAAATTAGGGAATGCTCTTCTAATGTGGCTGCGGCATTACAGTCATTCTCAGTTACAAACATACCAACTAATTTCACACTTTGCGATAACATTATGACTGCAATACTCATTAAGTGCGAGAGCTGGAGCAATATGTGGTAATACTGGGATGAATATCAGAAGGCAAAGCTGAGGTGGAGGTGCAGTACCATTGATGAGGTAGGGGTGGTTGCAGCACTTGCGCAGCTCCATCATAGTGTTGAGCAGGTTGGGGACGTTGCTGTTACTGTTGGCTCCTACGCTGAGGAAGCTGAAGTTCCTCTCCAGGATGGCCCGGTAATACTTTTTCTGGACGTCCGTCAGCTCAacctgggagagaggagagcccgCTTCAAGAATGAACTTCTAATTTATCATCTTagcttgtcttgttttttttggaggatGTTTTTGTTGATTGTTGTGTGGTGAGATGTTTTTTATTAGATGTGGTTATCTCACATGCTGTTGGCattagggctgaatgatatggttaTGAATACATGtattaattgtatttatttatggtatatattttttattttattagggtatactatttttatttattttatttacatttattatttttatttgtcattattttatttttaaaattcaattatttacataaataaataaataaataaaataaaatagattttgCAGTTGTGAtgtgattcacaattttagtggATTGATGCTAATTcctgcatcataattttcattttcacttttaaaaaaaatttaaatgttgaTGTGATTATTGCAGTGGTCTGATCAGAAGAATTTAATTTGCAGGCCAGGGCATCTTTGTAGCGCCACAATTTATAATTCTATTTTATCAAATAATTTACTCTTCTCTTATTTACCATCATTGCTTAGTGCCTTTTTTCCCACAACTGCaataattctattttatttaaagctTATTTGATAGAGAAATACGTATACATTGAACATTTCAGAAATATTCTGATGCCTTGTACATTATAGCTTAAGCTAATCTGCAATGTTACACAATAAatctaaaattaaattttaactggCAAGGCTCTCTATTCAACAAATCAGTCTGATTTGTTctgtctcttttgttttctacaAAGTAGTAACTGTAATGGTTGTCTCCTTCATGTGAAAGATCTTGACTACAAAACTTTTGCGTCCTATTTGCACTAACAGACAATCTCACCTCAATGATGGTCTCCTGTTTAGGTGCGAGATTCTTCTCCACATCCTCTTTGAGCCTTCGTAACATCATGGGCTTCAAGATGGCCTGCAGTTTCTGGACCTGAGGGATAGACAAAATGATTTGGTTAGAGAGGGCTGAATGTAACTGGTGAACAACTGAGATATG contains these protein-coding regions:
- the chd8 gene encoding chromodomain-helicase-DNA-binding protein 8 isoform X5, encoding MADPIMDLFEDTPLFNLDALPDDSFSQGTSDPVEEALKLALGQVDPPADPEPTPELTVSPGLGVPVAAPTIPDPAPVQVSIQQPTPVVAPQTVSVAAAPAAPPAVVETVPQVQVQAQTTIPVASNTSGATTGTVLLGSPLTVSSSPATSTTTQQLTQITHQLTPQQLAAITQQAGGKIVILKGPQGQAQVLQTVSGATGSTSGKVIRVLSGTPLRPGMSILPGGTVLNQASPGQTQVKQVQQTQSQPVQVQIPAHAQISQGQTQVQIQPQGQAGQIHIQPQAQVQLQPAMQTQTQTQVSTASPVATSRPQGVTLTTVPQQGGEPKRITLVLQQPSQPGSTAPQGQAVTVATGTAQQQVAQVQQVQTAQGGQQQQQQQQQGQPRLVLGQLPGGKLVLQGGQLAALTQARTAGQAGGQPKVLTIQLQVQQQPNQQGGVKYQLVSGTGATGSPQVVQISQGQGGQRVAVPLKMLLQPQTSSASSSGGTVSVVKVINTSTTGSSTTTTTTPSQAIRITKAGGSEPVTVRRVETLCKQEKANRIVAEAIARAKARGEKNLPRVLNQDELPANQVSAEMGGTVTVVSAAKKKPSGGGSKKKSPVAGGAGAKSGGGVEKKSKAKVAGGAAGGAGGIGMTGTGNKSKSKTKTNTITLVGAKKRKRNVSSDHSDGELSPASPAALEEDIITKRRSNRVVKRKKYTEDLDIKITDDEDEQEDVDVTTTAAAVASISGGTAAQLMGEQLKQEMELDGDGLPSMQFFVENPSEEDAAIVDKVLSMRLTKKEVSPGQYINVEEFFVKYKNYSYLHCEWASLEQLERDKRIHQKIKRFKTKQAQMRHLFQEDEDPFNPDYVEVDRILDESHSVDKDNGEPVVYYLVKWCSLPYEDATWELKEDVDEAKIEEFSKIQNRQPRLKRTPRPPASSWKKLEESREYKSGNTLREYQLEGVNWLLFNWYNRQNCILADEMGLGKTIQSISLLSEVFGAGVQGPFLVIAPLSTITNWEREFSTWTHMNAIVYHGSLASRQMIQQYEMYCKDEKEHLIPGAYKFDALITTFEMVLSDCPELREISWRCVIIDEAHRLKNRNCKLLDSLKMLDLEHKVLLTGTPLQNTVEELFSLLHFLEPAQFPSETEFLRDFGDLKTEEQVQKLQAILKPMMLRRLKEDVEKNLAPKQETIIEVELTDVQKKYYRAILERNFSFLSVGANSNSNVPNLLNTMMELRKCCNHPYLINGAEEKIVAELREVYDPLAPDFHLQALIRSAGKLVLLDKLLPRLKAGGHKVLIFSQMVRCLDILEDYLINKRYLYERIDGRVRGNLRQAAIDRFSKPDSDRFVFLLCTRAGGLGINLTAADTCVIFDSDWNPQNDLQAQARCHRIGQSKAVKVYRLITRNSYEREMLDKASLKLGLDRAVLQSMSGNKESNVNGIQQFSKKEIEDLLRKGAYAAIMDENDEGSRFCEEDIDQILQRRATTITIESEGKGSTFSKASFVASETRNDIALDDPEFWQKWAKKADIDFDSINRKNTLVIDTPRVRKQTRQYSSLRGEGGELSDLDSDDEYPPANSRQSRSSRRSDRHSGGGYGRTDCFRVEKHLLVYGWGRWRDILSHARCKRRLGERDVETICRVILVFCLLHYRGDENIKSFIWELITPPENGREPQTLLNHSGLSIPVPRGRKGKRVKAQSTFDVQKVEWIRKYNPDTLLLDDSYRKHLKHQCNKVLLRVRMLYYLKQEVIGEHADNVLKGADIRDVDIWMPEMEQQEVPAAWWDTEADRSLLVGVYKHGYEMYTTMRADPCLCFLERVGRPDDKAIDAEQHIGDPELGEDGDYDKYSEDPEFKPASRHTKDLFEEPDSVNLDDEIMVEDKAGPVVTESSTSQSGACDWPTSSSLTARLRRLITAYQRSYRQEQLKIEAEAKGDRRRRRCEQASKLKEIARQERQQRWTRREECDFYRVVSTFGVEKIKKEPGLPESDEPEFDWTRFRTFARLDKKTDESLSRYFRSFVAMCRRVCHLRPARGEDPSELSQTLAPITEERASRTLYRISLLRRLRERVLPHPCLEERLPLAPHNSELPAWWSTPDHDRQLMLGAALHGVSRTELSIFSDPQFTFSQARQEFLQNQQAPPPPPPPPPQPQPIMSLGQPKTEEEGSGLKEEGLEEDSRLLGSEMGAELQGTPLTHHDSKGRGRAWGFKRGRGRGGRAGGGRKGGGGEGGEGGEGGEGGSDSDSDSDSGSSSSERSGSSDESGESDAEGEGAGMKMCDGDEENSLLSMTPSQDGLPPPDPLRVDWPKDRVLINRLDSLCTLVLTGQWPSGRRYVPEAQLNPGGELGGDELAYTRLIRKPNNMPGGPVVDGEDGEFTVKLLKEEGLKLTFSKQALMPNGSGGESSGRKRRKDQELSDPDGLGDALERAPRRRDPPTWLKENPDYEVEGDMLELLVNRSKRKRRRRRADKALTGSEKVKLIHMRTGKKVGAAFCPMLQDLREHLEENPDHAVAPEWSETVRNSGFLPESLFHRLLSELSEIPKKGRRRHHHHHHHHHTPEPIPEDPLLGGVEEETLVSDGAYMMDEEDLESSHHFLTSPDFDVKMEGGDSLSQGGYDSSDQEALLDDVIIAQKDSDSSSSSED